From the genome of Staphylococcus haemolyticus, one region includes:
- a CDS encoding phosphoadenylyl-sulfate reductase has product MSVPTITYENFEDDPFIDSISTDDATKGAYEILEWAYRTYGDSIVYSCSFGAESMVLIDLIYQIKPDAQIVFLDTDLHFQETYDLIDRVKEHFPKLRIEMKKPDLTLEEQADKYNPALWKNNPNQCCYIRKIKPLEEVLGGAVAWVSGLRRDQSPTRANTNFINKDERFKSVKVCPLIYWTEDEVWDYIKKHDLPYNALHDQHYPSIGCIPCTAPVFDSEDSRAGRWSNFDKTECGLHVADKP; this is encoded by the coding sequence ATGTCAGTACCGACAATTACGTATGAGAATTTTGAAGATGACCCTTTCATTGATTCTATTTCTACTGACGATGCAACTAAAGGCGCTTATGAAATATTAGAATGGGCGTATCGCACATATGGTGATTCCATTGTTTATTCATGTAGTTTTGGTGCGGAAAGTATGGTTTTAATTGATTTGATTTACCAAATTAAGCCAGATGCACAAATTGTCTTTCTAGATACGGATTTACATTTCCAAGAAACGTATGACTTGATAGATAGAGTGAAAGAACACTTTCCAAAACTTCGTATTGAAATGAAGAAACCTGATTTAACGCTTGAGGAACAAGCGGACAAATATAATCCGGCATTGTGGAAGAATAATCCTAATCAATGCTGTTATATAAGAAAGATTAAACCTTTAGAAGAAGTGCTAGGTGGCGCTGTTGCTTGGGTTTCAGGTTTACGTCGAGACCAATCACCAACACGTGCAAATACGAACTTTATTAATAAAGATGAGCGTTTCAAATCAGTGAAAGTATGTCCTTTAATTTACTGGACGGAAGATGAAGTTTGGGACTATATTAAGAAACATGATTTACCTTATAATGCATTACATGATCAACATTATCCTAGTATTGGTTGTATCCCATGTACCGCTCCTGTATTTGACTCAGAGGATTCTAGAGCAGGACGTTGGTCGAATTTCGATAAAACAGAATGTGGCTTACATGTTGCTGATAAACCATAA
- the cobA gene encoding uroporphyrinogen-III C-methyltransferase yields the protein MGKVYLVGAGPGDPDLLTIKGMKAIQMSDVILYDRLVNKDILDLAKPGTKFFYCGKDPNRHSLPQEETNRMLVNLAKKGHVITRLKGGDPFVFGRGGEEAEILAQHKIAFEIVPGITSGIAAPAYAGIPVTHRDYSSSVAFVTAVNKPGMSKDDYWAHLAHGPETLCVYMGVKRLPEICDLLIEHGKSIDTPVALVHLGTTTSQKTIDGTLGNIVEKASEIKNPAMIIIGDVVQMRQKISWFKEQTTDLEMTLP from the coding sequence ATGGGGAAAGTGTATTTAGTAGGAGCAGGACCTGGTGATCCTGATTTATTAACTATCAAAGGTATGAAAGCCATTCAAATGTCAGATGTGATTTTATATGATCGCCTAGTCAATAAAGACATTTTAGATTTAGCTAAACCGGGGACAAAGTTCTTTTATTGTGGCAAAGACCCGAATAGACATTCATTACCGCAAGAAGAAACGAATCGAATGTTGGTTAATTTAGCGAAAAAAGGTCATGTTATCACTCGTTTAAAAGGTGGTGACCCGTTTGTCTTTGGGCGAGGTGGTGAAGAGGCAGAAATCTTGGCGCAACATAAGATTGCATTTGAAATTGTGCCTGGTATCACTTCGGGTATTGCTGCACCAGCTTATGCAGGCATTCCTGTCACGCACAGAGATTATAGTTCGTCAGTTGCTTTTGTGACAGCAGTTAATAAACCTGGTATGTCTAAAGATGATTATTGGGCACATTTAGCGCATGGTCCAGAAACACTTTGTGTTTATATGGGTGTTAAACGATTACCAGAAATTTGTGACCTACTTATTGAACATGGTAAATCAATAGACACGCCTGTCGCACTTGTTCATTTAGGAACGACGACTTCTCAAAAAACAATTGATGGTACGTTAGGTAACATCGTTGAAAAAGCGTCAGAAATAAAAAATCCTGCTATGATTATTATTGGCGATGTTGTCCAAATGCGACAAAAAATAAGTTGGTTTAAAGAACAAACTACGGATTTAGAAATGACCTTACCTTAA
- a CDS encoding sulfite exporter TauE/SafE family protein: MRKLFIFALAGFLAQLVDGSLGMGFGASSSSILLTYGIAPAIVSATVHFSEIATTAASGTSHWKFENVHKPTMLKLAIPGAISGFIGAGLLTQIHGDYIKPYIALFLLSMGIYILYQFLFKRNREIHTHVGKLSGFKLVPQGAIAGFLDAIGGGGWGPVNTPLLLASHKIQPRYAIGTVSASEFFVTLSTSLSFIIFLGITQINWWFVIALSVGGMIAAPISAYLTKILPINILAICVGGLIIFTNSNALMTYFVHDDTISNIVRFAIICAIVILVIITVIRNKKLSFS; encoded by the coding sequence ATGAGAAAATTATTTATATTTGCATTAGCTGGTTTTTTAGCCCAACTTGTTGATGGTTCACTTGGCATGGGATTCGGTGCCTCATCATCATCAATATTATTAACTTATGGGATTGCACCGGCCATTGTATCGGCGACTGTACATTTTTCAGAAATAGCTACGACTGCTGCATCAGGAACATCACATTGGAAATTTGAGAATGTGCATAAGCCCACCATGTTAAAGTTAGCTATTCCAGGTGCTATAAGTGGATTTATTGGTGCAGGTCTACTTACACAAATACATGGAGATTATATTAAGCCATATATCGCATTGTTCTTACTTTCAATGGGTATATATATTTTGTATCAATTTTTATTTAAAAGAAATAGAGAAATTCATACACATGTTGGTAAGTTGAGTGGTTTCAAACTTGTGCCTCAAGGTGCTATCGCCGGATTCTTAGATGCAATTGGTGGAGGTGGCTGGGGACCAGTAAATACACCTTTATTATTGGCTAGTCATAAGATCCAACCACGATATGCAATTGGTACTGTATCGGCGAGTGAGTTTTTTGTAACATTATCAACGTCATTGAGTTTCATCATCTTCTTAGGTATTACTCAGATTAATTGGTGGTTTGTTATTGCGTTAAGTGTCGGCGGTATGATTGCAGCGCCTATCTCTGCATATTTAACAAAGATATTACCAATTAATATTTTAGCCATTTGTGTTGGTGGCTTAATCATCTTCACAAATAGCAATGCATTAATGACTTATTTCGTACACGATGACACAATTTCAAATATTGTAAGATTCGCAATTATTTGTGCGATTGTGATACTTGTTATTATCACTGTGATTCGCAACAAAAAATTGTCTTTTTCTTGA
- a CDS encoding NAD(P)-binding protein: MSNMPLMIDLQNKKIVIVGGGKVATRRAKSLVEYCSHVHIVSPSITKELHTLFQQQRLTWAEKMFEPQDISHAFLVIIATNQPEVNQHVKDSLSEGTLLNHAADASAGNVTFPSMLRRGKLTISVSTDGASPKLGRQIISTLQDTYDERYESYIDFLYESRQLIKASTIEPSRKQALLQHVLSEDYLDEEKQKEFKRWLQSQV; this comes from the coding sequence ATGAGCAATATGCCACTTATGATTGATTTACAAAATAAAAAGATTGTCATTGTTGGTGGTGGGAAGGTAGCAACTCGACGAGCAAAGTCATTAGTTGAATACTGTTCTCATGTTCATATTGTTAGTCCTTCAATCACCAAAGAATTACATACTTTATTTCAGCAACAGCGATTGACTTGGGCTGAAAAAATGTTTGAACCACAAGATATTAGTCACGCATTTCTAGTTATTATTGCGACAAATCAACCAGAGGTAAATCAACATGTTAAAGATAGTTTGTCAGAAGGTACATTATTAAATCACGCTGCAGATGCTTCTGCGGGGAATGTGACGTTTCCTAGTATGCTTAGACGTGGCAAATTGACTATTAGTGTATCTACAGATGGTGCAAGTCCTAAACTAGGTCGACAAATTATATCGACATTGCAAGATACCTACGATGAACGTTATGAAAGTTATATCGATTTTTTATATGAAAGTAGACAACTTATTAAAGCATCAACGATAGAGCCATCTAGAAAGCAAGCGTTATTACAACATGTATTATCTGAGGACTATTTGGATGAGGAGAAACAAAAAGAATTCAAGCGATGGCTTCAATCACAAGTTTAA
- a CDS encoding assimilatory sulfite reductase (NADPH) flavoprotein subunit — protein sequence MNLSVTNSPFTEGQAAQINELIQTLTPEQKVWLSGYLVANQQLTSNGTVPSQTGSSSTNANGLTEGTEAMLQQNEPVITPEKRAITLLYGSETGNAQGLAEIFEERLSNIGHNVTLKAMDDFKPKNLKNVEDLFIITSTQGEGDPPDNAAELHEFIHGRKAPKLEGVRFSVLALGDQTYEYFCQTGRDFDRKLDELGAERIYDRVDCDVDYEEDAEKWMANVINAIDTAPEGTQNEQIVSESIKSAKEKKFSKANPYQAEVLENINLNGQGSNKETRHIEFLLDNFGEDYEVGDCLVVLPQNDPALVDLLISTLGWDPNDQVQLSDEGDTLGLEEALTTHFEITKLTKPLLINAASFFENEELNEKVEDNEWVQSYIEGRDLIDLLNDFATTELQPENLYQLLRKLPPREYSISSSYEALPDEVHITVGAVRYNSHGRDRSGVCSVQFAERIQPGDTVPIYLKRNPNFKFPKEGDTPVIMIGPGTGVAPFRAYMQEREEHGFKGNTWLFFGDQHFTTDFLYQTEWQEWLKDGVLGKMDVAFSRDTDEKVYVQHRIAEHSKEFNEWLQKGASIYICGDEKHMAKDVHQAIRNVLVKEQKLSEEDAEAYLKQMKKDKRYQRDVY from the coding sequence TTGAATTTAAGTGTTACAAATAGTCCTTTTACAGAAGGACAAGCGGCACAAATTAATGAACTCATACAAACACTTACACCTGAACAAAAGGTATGGTTAAGTGGATACTTAGTTGCTAATCAACAATTGACGTCAAATGGAACTGTACCATCACAAACAGGTTCAAGTTCAACAAATGCAAATGGTCTAACTGAAGGCACAGAAGCGATGCTTCAACAAAACGAGCCTGTCATCACGCCGGAAAAACGAGCAATTACACTTTTATATGGTTCCGAAACAGGAAATGCACAAGGGTTAGCTGAAATATTTGAAGAACGCTTATCAAATATAGGTCATAACGTGACATTAAAAGCAATGGACGACTTTAAACCTAAGAATCTAAAAAATGTTGAAGATTTATTCATTATCACTTCTACTCAAGGTGAAGGGGATCCACCTGATAATGCAGCTGAATTGCATGAGTTCATTCATGGTCGTAAGGCACCTAAACTTGAAGGTGTGAGATTCTCAGTTCTAGCATTAGGGGATCAAACGTATGAATACTTCTGTCAAACAGGTCGTGACTTTGATAGAAAGCTAGATGAATTAGGTGCAGAACGTATATATGATCGTGTGGATTGCGACGTTGATTATGAAGAAGATGCTGAAAAGTGGATGGCAAATGTAATCAATGCGATTGATACTGCACCAGAAGGCACTCAAAATGAACAAATTGTAAGTGAATCAATTAAATCTGCGAAAGAAAAGAAATTCTCTAAAGCTAATCCATATCAAGCAGAAGTTCTAGAGAACATTAACCTTAATGGACAAGGTTCTAATAAAGAAACGCGACATATTGAATTCTTATTAGATAATTTCGGTGAAGATTATGAAGTAGGAGACTGTTTAGTCGTTCTACCTCAAAATGACCCAGCTTTAGTTGATTTATTAATTAGCACATTAGGTTGGGATCCGAATGATCAAGTTCAACTTTCAGATGAGGGGGATACATTAGGATTAGAAGAAGCCTTAACAACTCATTTTGAAATTACGAAGTTAACGAAACCGCTTCTTATCAATGCGGCTTCATTCTTTGAAAATGAAGAACTTAACGAAAAAGTTGAAGATAATGAATGGGTTCAAAGTTACATTGAAGGTCGTGACTTAATCGACTTATTAAATGACTTTGCGACAACAGAACTTCAACCAGAAAATTTATATCAATTATTAAGAAAATTACCACCTAGAGAATATTCAATATCTAGTAGTTATGAAGCGTTACCTGATGAAGTGCATATTACAGTTGGTGCTGTTAGATATAACTCACACGGACGTGACCGTTCAGGTGTATGTTCAGTTCAATTTGCTGAACGTATTCAACCAGGTGACACTGTTCCAATTTACTTGAAACGCAATCCAAACTTCAAATTCCCTAAAGAGGGTGACACACCAGTTATTATGATTGGACCTGGTACAGGAGTTGCACCATTTAGAGCATACATGCAAGAAAGAGAAGAACATGGATTTAAAGGTAATACTTGGTTATTCTTTGGTGATCAACACTTTACAACAGACTTCCTATATCAAACGGAATGGCAAGAATGGTTGAAAGACGGCGTGTTAGGTAAAATGGATGTTGCATTCTCAAGAGACACGGATGAAAAAGTATACGTCCAACATCGTATTGCTGAACATAGTAAAGAATTTAATGAATGGCTTCAAAAAGGTGCTTCGATTTACATTTGTGGTGATGAAAAACATATGGCGAAAGATGTACATCAAGCTATCCGCAATGTTTTAGTGAAAGAACAAAAATTATCTGAAGAAGATGCTGAAGCCTACCTTAAACAAATGAAGAAAGATAAACGTTACCAACGCGATGTGTACTAA
- the cysI gene encoding assimilatory sulfite reductase (NADPH) hemoprotein subunit, giving the protein MAKTNKQMSEELDKKLDALEYLKDESNYLRGTIEQGLADPLTGAISDDDTKLLKFHGSYQQDDRDLRDERCKQKLEPAYSFMIRVRLPGGTATPEQWIAMDDISNNYANQTLKLTTRQTFQFHGILKRNLKTSMKKINESVLDTIAACGDVNRNTMCNPNPYQSHIHKEINDYATKISDHLLPKTNAYHEIWLDGEKVLDSSEEIEPMYGKKYLPRKFKIGIALPPSNDIDVYSQDIGLIGIVEDETLVGFNVTVGGGMGMTHGNTDTYPQVGRLAGFVPKEQVVDVCEKILTIQRDYGNRENRKNARFKYTVDRLGVDKVVEELNSRLGWEIEEPRDFEFEHNGDRLGWIEGDKGVWNYTLFIQNGRVKDTEDYQLKTALRKIAETHTGDFRLSPNQNLIIANVTSEKKEEIQNLIDQYGLTDGKNYTGLRRNSMACVAFPTCGLAMAESERYLPSLISKIEDLLDEAGVDDEEITIRMTGCPNGCARPALAEIAFIGKAPGKYNMYLGGGFKGERLNKLYKENIGEQEILESLRPILMDYGKERLEGEHFGDFVIRSGVVAKVHGGQDFHS; this is encoded by the coding sequence ATGGCTAAGACAAATAAGCAAATGTCAGAAGAACTTGATAAGAAGCTAGATGCTTTAGAGTATTTAAAAGACGAAAGTAATTATTTACGTGGGACAATCGAGCAAGGCTTAGCAGACCCACTTACTGGTGCTATTTCAGATGATGACACTAAATTATTGAAATTCCATGGTAGCTACCAACAAGATGATAGAGATTTACGTGACGAACGTTGCAAGCAGAAATTAGAACCAGCTTACAGCTTTATGATTCGCGTGCGTCTACCAGGAGGAACAGCTACACCTGAACAATGGATTGCCATGGATGACATTTCTAATAATTATGCCAACCAAACGTTGAAATTAACTACACGTCAGACTTTCCAATTTCACGGCATTTTAAAAAGAAATTTAAAAACATCTATGAAGAAAATTAATGAGTCTGTACTTGATACGATTGCGGCATGTGGGGACGTGAATCGTAATACAATGTGTAATCCTAATCCATATCAATCTCATATTCATAAAGAGATTAATGATTATGCAACTAAAATCAGTGACCATCTATTACCTAAGACCAATGCCTATCATGAAATTTGGTTAGATGGAGAGAAAGTATTAGATTCTTCAGAAGAAATTGAACCAATGTATGGTAAGAAATATTTACCACGTAAGTTTAAAATTGGTATCGCCTTACCACCATCTAATGATATTGATGTCTATTCACAAGACATCGGACTTATCGGTATCGTTGAAGATGAAACACTCGTCGGATTTAATGTCACAGTTGGTGGCGGTATGGGTATGACGCACGGAAATACAGATACGTACCCACAAGTTGGTCGTTTAGCTGGTTTCGTTCCTAAAGAACAAGTCGTTGATGTTTGTGAGAAAATCTTAACAATTCAACGCGATTATGGTAATCGTGAGAACCGTAAGAACGCACGATTCAAATATACAGTTGACCGCTTAGGTGTGGATAAAGTTGTTGAAGAACTAAATTCACGTTTAGGTTGGGAAATTGAAGAACCACGTGATTTTGAATTCGAACATAATGGCGATCGTCTAGGTTGGATAGAGGGCGACAAAGGTGTTTGGAATTATACTTTATTCATTCAAAATGGACGTGTTAAAGACACAGAAGATTATCAATTAAAAACGGCATTACGAAAAATTGCAGAAACACATACGGGCGACTTCAGATTATCTCCAAACCAAAATTTAATTATTGCAAATGTAACTTCAGAGAAAAAAGAAGAAATTCAAAATCTTATCGATCAGTATGGTTTAACAGATGGTAAAAATTATACAGGATTAAGACGCAATTCAATGGCATGTGTCGCGTTCCCAACATGTGGATTAGCGATGGCTGAGTCAGAACGTTATTTACCATCATTAATCTCTAAGATTGAAGATTTATTAGATGAAGCGGGTGTGGATGATGAAGAAATCACAATCCGTATGACTGGGTGCCCAAATGGTTGTGCTAGACCAGCACTTGCAGAAATTGCATTTATAGGTAAAGCACCTGGTAAATATAATATGTATTTAGGCGGTGGCTTCAAAGGTGAACGCTTAAATAAATTGTACAAAGAGAATATCGGAGAACAAGAAATACTTGAAAGTCTACGTCCAATTCTTATGGATTATGGTAAAGAACGTCTTGAAGGTGAGCATTTTGGTGACTTTGTCATACGTTCAGGTGTTGTTGCTAAAGTTCATGGAGGACAAGACTTCCATAGTTAA